The Cryptomeria japonica chromosome 9, Sugi_1.0, whole genome shotgun sequence DNA segment CGCGGACTGGATCTCCTCTGTTTTCTCCCCTGTTCTTCTTCCTTACAGAGATGGGCAATGCAGGGGGCAATTTGAATCCCTGGGCTTGGCAATCGGGCAAGCAAATCTGGCAGAAAATGCTCGCAGAGAATACTCATCTTCATCCACACTCCCATCATCGAAATTAAGCGCATAACTGAAAGCATCGTACTGAAATCTCCCGGATTTGGTCTGATTGCTGCTGTAAATCGCCAAACTCTTACTTTTCTTCAGTTTCTTGAAAAGGTTGATCAATTTGCGAGCACAAACGATCGAAACAGACCATTCTTTTCCCCGCCGCAGGGATCCCTTGAGCTTGTCACTCCACAGCGGAAATTCAGCGCAGCAGCAGAGAAGCGTCGTTGGAGGATTTCTGTCAACAAAGGGAGAATCCTCTGCATCAGGGGCGCCGACGATTAGGGGGTT contains these protein-coding regions:
- the LOC131077928 gene encoding uncharacterized protein LOC131077928 — protein: MAANRDENPLIVGAPDAEDSPFVDRNPPTTLLCCCAEFPLWSDKLKGSLRRGKEWSVSIVCARKLINLFKKLKKSKSLAIYSSNQTKSGRFQYDAFSYALNFDDGSVDEDEYSLRAFSARFACPIAKPRDSNCPLHCPSL